Below is a genomic region from Dehalococcoidia bacterium.
CACAATTCACAAAGAGATCGGGCAGCCGGGCGCTGCCCGTTTTGGTATGATAGGGTGGATGAAAAGGTATTTGCGGTGGGCTGGGAACGGGATATTCATCCTGCTGGTAATGACGGTGGCTTTCGTGGCCGTCTCGACGTGGTTTTTTGACTGGCGGTTCGATGCCGTCGGCACGGGGAGCATGGAGCCCACCTACAAGATCGGGGGGATGGTGGTCATCCGCCCGGTGGAGGCGGAGAAAATCGCGGTGGGCGATGTGATCACCTTCAGATCGCCCATGGAGTCGAGGCAGCTGATCACCCACCGGGTGATCGAGGTGGTCCGGGAGGATGGCGGCCTAGTCTTTCGGACGCAGGGGGATGGCAACCCGGAGCCGGACGGGTTCGATATACCCGCGGAAAACCTCCGGGGAGAAGTGTGCTGCTATGTTCCTTTGATCGGGCATGGGGTGGATTTCGTCAAGAGTCCGGAGGGCGGCATCGTTTTCGTAGGGGTGCCCGCCGGGTTTTTACTGTGGATGGAGCGCAAGCGGATCAGGGCGTGGCTGACGTGATCTGATGTTGAGGCGAGATGTTCAGAAACTCCCTGCCTGCAAGCGAAAATACCTTAATCCGTTTCCCCGGT
It encodes:
- a CDS encoding signal peptidase I — protein: MGTGFSTIHKEIGQPGAARFGMIGWMKRYLRWAGNGIFILLVMTVAFVAVSTWFFDWRFDAVGTGSMEPTYKIGGMVVIRPVEAEKIAVGDVITFRSPMESRQLITHRVIEVVREDGGLVFRTQGDGNPEPDGFDIPAENLRGEVCCYVPLIGHGVDFVKSPEGGIVFVGVPAGFLLWMERKRIRAWLT